Proteins co-encoded in one Arthrobacter globiformis genomic window:
- a CDS encoding 3-oxoacyl-ACP reductase codes for MTDTYARLVNRGLGRDLARKLGLPQPAELRRYRPGQQLIDGPVLVGGSGPGADGIAAALLSWGLDVRRHAVPKERLGGIVLVLDALEAPGDLEQPVLAAAPSLRDLAPGGRVVTVSRVPGGSPATAAARQGVDGLLRSLAKELRAGATGNGILLDDDVSPTAPSALGALHFFLSGRSAFVDGQFVRVSSAEGSLPDDVDAPLAGKVAVVTGAARGIGAAIARTLHRDGATVVAVDIPAAGDHLAEVANGIRGTALQLDITRDHAGQRIIDHAVRRHGRLDIVVHNAGITRDKLLVNMDQSRWGSVIDVNIAAQLRINEALLASEYFRSAPRIVSVASTSGIAGNRGQTNYAASKGGVMGMVRATAPLLAQYGGSINAVAPGFIETEMTARIPFATREIARRLNSLQQGGQPGDVAEAISFLAGDSAGGISGEVLRVCGQNLVGA; via the coding sequence ATGACTGACACCTACGCACGGCTGGTTAACCGCGGCCTCGGCCGGGATCTGGCACGGAAGCTCGGCCTGCCGCAGCCGGCCGAATTGCGGCGCTACCGGCCTGGCCAGCAACTGATCGACGGACCGGTCCTGGTTGGCGGTTCCGGACCCGGTGCCGACGGGATCGCGGCGGCGCTGCTTTCGTGGGGACTCGATGTCCGCCGCCACGCTGTTCCCAAGGAACGGCTCGGCGGAATCGTGCTGGTTCTCGACGCCCTCGAAGCCCCCGGCGACCTGGAGCAGCCGGTCCTTGCGGCAGCCCCGTCACTTCGCGACCTTGCCCCGGGCGGACGGGTGGTGACTGTCTCGCGGGTGCCAGGCGGTTCGCCGGCCACGGCCGCCGCCCGGCAAGGAGTGGACGGGCTTCTGAGGTCCCTGGCCAAGGAACTGCGCGCCGGCGCCACCGGTAACGGCATCCTGCTGGACGACGACGTCAGTCCCACCGCGCCTTCAGCACTAGGTGCGCTGCACTTCTTCCTCTCCGGCCGGTCCGCTTTCGTGGACGGCCAGTTCGTCCGCGTCAGTTCCGCCGAAGGCAGCCTGCCCGACGACGTCGACGCGCCGCTCGCGGGGAAGGTAGCCGTTGTGACCGGTGCGGCCCGCGGCATCGGTGCGGCCATCGCCCGGACGCTTCACCGTGACGGGGCCACCGTTGTGGCGGTGGACATTCCCGCGGCGGGGGACCATCTGGCGGAGGTTGCCAACGGGATCCGCGGGACCGCGCTGCAGCTGGACATCACACGCGACCATGCCGGGCAAAGAATCATCGACCATGCCGTGCGCCGCCATGGCCGGCTCGACATCGTGGTCCACAATGCCGGCATCACCCGGGACAAGCTGCTGGTCAACATGGACCAGTCCCGCTGGGGTTCAGTTATTGACGTGAACATCGCCGCCCAGCTCCGCATCAATGAGGCCCTCCTTGCCTCCGAGTATTTCCGTTCAGCGCCGCGCATCGTTTCGGTTGCTTCCACGAGCGGTATCGCCGGCAACCGCGGACAGACCAACTATGCGGCGTCCAAGGGCGGGGTCATGGGCATGGTCCGGGCCACCGCACCGCTCCTGGCTCAGTACGGCGGTTCGATCAATGCGGTGGCACCCGGATTCATCGAGACAGAGATGACGGCCCGGATTCCCTTCGCCACCCGGGAGATTGCCCGGCGGCTGAATTCACTGCAGCAGGGCGGTCAGCCGGGGGACGTTGCCGAGGCCATTTCCTTCCTCGCGGGCGATTCCGCCGGGGGCATTTCCGGAGAGGTGCTGAGGGTGTGCGGACAAAACCTGGTGGGGGCATGA
- a CDS encoding acyl-CoA dehydrogenase family protein, which yields MTEVADRQGITTHEAAAGTVGPLPAVDVAALGELLLGKWADVRRQARDLAAREELHKTEGLTHTEHRVRTFGQLKHLVDSGAVHRAFPARFGGSDDHGGNIAGFEELVTADPSLQIKAGVQWGLFGSAVMHLGTPEHHQKWLPGIMNLDIPGCFAMTETGHGSDVASIATTATYDPDAQEFVIHTPFRAAWKDYIGNAAIDGLGAVVFAQLVTRGVNHGVHAFYVDLRDRATKAFLPGIGGEDDGVKGGLNGIDNGRLHFDHVRVPRTNLLNRYGDVDAEGNYTSPIASPGRRFFTMLGTLVQGRVSLDGAAVAASKIALKTAITYATERRQFNASSPVEEEVLLDYQRHQRRLFTRLATTYAAGFAHDQLLEKLDDVFSGAHDSDEDRQDLETLAAALKPLSTWHALDTLQECREACGGAGFLIENRFASLRADLDVYVTFEGDNTVLLQLVAKRLLADYAKEFRSATFGVLARYVVNQAAGTAVHRTGLRQVAQFMADNGSVQKAAIALRDEESQRALLTDRVQTMVAEAAAALRGANRLPQREASALFNQHQDELIDAARAHAELLQWEAFTEALGRVSDPGTRTVLTWLRDLFGLSLIENNLSWYLMNGRLSMQRARTVGGYINRLLVKLRPHALDLVDAFGYGPAHLRAAIATGAEKVRQDEARDYYRLQRASGIAPVPEKFSSSRPSPTAP from the coding sequence ATGACTGAAGTAGCGGACCGCCAGGGCATAACCACCCATGAAGCAGCCGCCGGGACGGTAGGCCCGTTGCCCGCCGTCGACGTCGCCGCTCTGGGTGAGCTGCTCCTGGGCAAGTGGGCAGACGTCCGCCGGCAGGCGCGTGACCTGGCCGCACGCGAGGAGCTCCACAAGACGGAAGGCCTCACACACACGGAGCACCGGGTGCGCACCTTCGGACAGCTGAAGCACCTTGTGGACAGCGGCGCCGTCCACCGTGCCTTCCCGGCCAGGTTCGGCGGGTCCGACGACCACGGCGGCAACATCGCCGGCTTTGAGGAACTGGTCACCGCAGACCCGTCCCTACAGATCAAGGCCGGTGTGCAGTGGGGCCTGTTCGGCTCGGCCGTGATGCACCTGGGCACGCCGGAACACCACCAGAAGTGGCTTCCGGGCATCATGAACCTGGACATCCCGGGCTGCTTCGCCATGACCGAAACGGGACACGGTTCGGACGTCGCCAGCATCGCCACCACGGCAACCTATGATCCGGACGCGCAGGAGTTCGTGATCCACACCCCGTTCCGCGCCGCCTGGAAGGATTACATCGGCAACGCGGCCATTGACGGCCTCGGTGCCGTGGTGTTCGCCCAGCTGGTGACGCGCGGGGTCAATCACGGCGTGCACGCGTTCTACGTGGACCTGCGTGACCGCGCCACCAAGGCATTCCTGCCGGGGATCGGCGGCGAGGATGACGGCGTGAAGGGCGGGCTCAACGGCATCGACAACGGCCGGCTGCACTTCGACCATGTCCGTGTCCCCCGCACTAACCTGCTGAACCGCTACGGCGACGTGGATGCCGAGGGCAACTACACCTCCCCCATCGCGAGCCCCGGGCGGCGGTTCTTCACCATGCTCGGCACGCTGGTGCAGGGCCGAGTGAGCCTTGACGGCGCCGCCGTCGCCGCGTCCAAGATCGCACTTAAGACGGCCATCACCTACGCCACCGAACGGCGGCAGTTCAACGCCTCGTCCCCCGTCGAGGAAGAGGTGCTGCTGGACTACCAGCGGCACCAGCGGCGGCTCTTCACCCGGTTGGCCACCACGTACGCCGCGGGTTTCGCGCATGATCAGCTGCTCGAAAAGCTGGATGACGTCTTTTCCGGCGCCCACGATTCCGACGAGGACCGCCAGGACCTGGAAACCCTGGCCGCGGCGCTGAAGCCGCTGAGCACCTGGCACGCACTGGATACGCTGCAGGAATGCCGGGAAGCCTGCGGCGGAGCCGGGTTCCTGATTGAGAACCGCTTCGCCTCGCTCCGCGCCGACCTGGACGTCTATGTCACGTTCGAGGGCGACAACACCGTCCTGCTGCAGCTCGTGGCCAAGCGGCTGCTGGCCGACTACGCCAAGGAATTCCGCAGCGCGACGTTCGGGGTGCTGGCACGGTACGTGGTCAACCAGGCCGCCGGCACCGCCGTGCACCGCACGGGCCTCCGCCAGGTGGCACAGTTCATGGCCGACAACGGCTCCGTCCAGAAGGCGGCCATTGCCCTTCGCGACGAGGAAAGCCAGCGCGCACTGCTCACCGACCGCGTCCAGACGATGGTTGCAGAAGCAGCCGCGGCCCTCAGGGGCGCCAACCGGCTGCCGCAGCGCGAAGCGTCCGCCCTGTTCAACCAGCACCAGGACGAACTCATCGATGCCGCCCGGGCGCACGCCGAACTCCTGCAGTGGGAGGCCTTCACCGAGGCCCTGGGCAGGGTCAGCGACCCGGGAACCAGGACCGTGCTGACGTGGCTTCGCGACCTGTTCGGGCTGTCCCTCATCGAGAACAACCTCTCGTGGTACCTAATGAACGGCAGGCTCTCCATGCAGCGCGCCCGGACCGTGGGCGGGTACATCAACCGGCTCCTGGTCAAGCTGCGGCCGCATGCGCTGGACCTCGT
- a CDS encoding glycerate kinase, with product MHNATAPAPVRALIAPDKFKGSLTAAEVAGALAAGLRSATGVSGRAGAVHCELLPLADGGDGSVDAAVTSGFTRYSVTVPGPTGRPVQADIAFDGATAVVEVANTCGLALLPDGELDPLNASSRGFGEAVLFALGLKPARVVLALGGSASTDGGIGMLSALGYRFLDAAGHELNGAGEALGRIRSIERTGRPDLDGIELVMASDILNPLLGPRGAPAVFGPQKGAGPKQIAALEDGLKRFVDTLSEAGVLNAGTLAEHAGAGSAGGLGFACLLLGATQVSGADYFLDLLDFNARKDSCDVVITGEGSIDEQTLAGKLPAAVARRSVGRPLIAVAGRSLLPRERWAEMALSRVYTLAEYTDRDSARDPGLSATLLRRIGQDIAAGLL from the coding sequence ATGCACAACGCTACCGCCCCGGCTCCCGTACGTGCCCTGATCGCACCCGACAAATTCAAAGGCAGCCTCACCGCGGCTGAGGTGGCCGGTGCCCTGGCCGCAGGGCTCCGCTCCGCAACTGGTGTGTCCGGCAGAGCCGGAGCGGTCCACTGTGAACTGCTTCCGCTGGCCGACGGCGGCGACGGCAGTGTGGATGCTGCCGTCACCTCCGGCTTCACCCGTTACAGCGTCACCGTGCCCGGCCCTACCGGCCGGCCCGTCCAGGCGGACATCGCCTTCGACGGCGCCACGGCAGTCGTCGAGGTCGCCAACACCTGCGGTCTCGCACTCCTGCCCGACGGCGAGCTGGACCCGCTGAATGCCTCCAGCCGCGGCTTCGGGGAAGCGGTCCTGTTCGCCCTCGGCCTTAAGCCCGCACGGGTGGTGCTGGCACTGGGCGGCAGTGCCAGCACTGACGGCGGCATAGGCATGCTGTCCGCGCTGGGCTACCGCTTCCTTGACGCCGCGGGACATGAGCTCAACGGCGCCGGCGAAGCCCTCGGCCGGATCCGGTCCATTGAGCGGACCGGCCGCCCCGACCTCGATGGAATCGAACTGGTCATGGCCAGCGATATACTCAATCCGCTGCTTGGCCCCCGGGGCGCGCCTGCCGTCTTCGGGCCGCAGAAAGGTGCGGGGCCGAAGCAAATCGCGGCCCTCGAGGACGGGCTGAAACGCTTTGTGGACACGCTGTCGGAGGCCGGGGTCCTCAATGCCGGGACGCTGGCGGAACACGCCGGCGCGGGAAGCGCGGGAGGACTCGGCTTCGCCTGCCTGCTTCTGGGGGCAACGCAGGTGTCAGGCGCGGACTATTTCCTGGACCTGCTGGACTTCAATGCCCGCAAGGACAGCTGCGACGTCGTCATCACTGGGGAGGGCAGCATCGACGAACAGACCCTGGCCGGCAAACTCCCTGCCGCCGTCGCCCGGCGCTCGGTCGGCCGCCCGCTCATCGCGGTGGCTGGCAGGTCGCTGCTCCCGAGGGAGCGCTGGGCCGAGATGGCGTTGAGCCGGGTCTACACGCTGGCGGAGTACACGGACCGGGACTCCGCCCGGGACCCCGGGCTGTCCGCCACCCTGCTGCGCCGAATCGGGCAGGACATAGCGGCAGGCCTCCTGTAG
- a CDS encoding acetyl-CoA C-acetyltransferase, whose amino-acid sequence MPVDRQPQTVRKAVVVGGNRIPFARTGGAYTKSSNQDMLTAALDGLIARFGLQEERIGEVAAGAVLKHSRDFNLTREAVLGSALSPETPAYDLQQACATGLETVLGLANKIRLGQLDSAIAGGVDSASDAPIAVSEGLREVLLDLSRAKTLPQRLQILARLRPKDLAPDAPNTGEPRTGLSMGEHQALTTAQWNISREAQDELALNSHRNLAAAYDAGFFDDLLTPYRGLTRDSNLRPDTSPEKLASLKPVFGRNLGSEATMTAGNSTPLTDGASTVLLASEDWADGHDLPKLATVLDGEAAAVDFVHGKDGLLMAPVFAVPRLLARNGLTLDDIDYFEIHEAFAGTVLSTLAAWEDEKFGRERLGLDGAFGKVDRSKLNVNGSSLAAGHPFAATGGRIVATLAKMLHEKGSAGGRPALGLVSVCAAGGQGVVALLEAYPAGTSAGDIND is encoded by the coding sequence ATGCCCGTGGATCGTCAGCCTCAAACCGTGCGGAAAGCCGTGGTGGTCGGCGGCAACAGGATCCCGTTCGCCCGCACAGGCGGCGCGTACACCAAGTCGTCCAACCAGGACATGCTCACCGCAGCCCTGGACGGCCTGATCGCCCGCTTCGGCCTGCAGGAGGAGCGCATCGGTGAAGTGGCCGCAGGCGCCGTCCTTAAGCACTCCCGGGATTTCAACCTGACGCGCGAAGCAGTCCTGGGCTCGGCACTGTCACCGGAAACTCCCGCCTACGACCTGCAGCAGGCCTGCGCCACCGGACTGGAAACAGTGCTGGGCCTGGCCAACAAGATCAGGCTCGGCCAACTGGATTCAGCCATCGCGGGCGGCGTGGACTCCGCCTCGGACGCCCCCATCGCCGTCAGCGAAGGACTCCGCGAGGTGCTGCTGGACCTCAGCCGCGCCAAGACACTCCCGCAGCGGCTTCAGATCCTCGCCCGCCTGCGCCCCAAGGACCTCGCCCCGGACGCTCCGAACACCGGAGAGCCCAGGACCGGCCTGTCGATGGGCGAGCACCAGGCCCTGACCACGGCCCAGTGGAACATCTCCCGCGAGGCCCAGGACGAGCTCGCCCTCAACAGCCACCGGAACCTCGCCGCCGCCTATGACGCCGGGTTCTTCGATGATCTCCTCACGCCCTACCGGGGGCTCACCCGGGACTCCAACCTCAGGCCCGACACGAGCCCCGAAAAGCTGGCGTCGCTGAAGCCGGTGTTCGGCCGGAACCTCGGTTCGGAAGCCACCATGACGGCCGGCAACTCCACGCCGCTGACCGATGGCGCCTCCACGGTACTGCTCGCCTCGGAGGACTGGGCGGACGGGCACGACCTGCCCAAGCTCGCCACCGTCCTGGACGGCGAGGCAGCCGCCGTCGATTTCGTCCACGGCAAGGACGGGCTGCTGATGGCGCCGGTGTTCGCCGTCCCGCGCCTGCTGGCACGCAACGGCCTCACCCTGGACGACATCGACTACTTCGAGATCCACGAAGCCTTCGCCGGGACGGTACTGAGCACGCTCGCCGCCTGGGAGGACGAAAAGTTCGGCCGCGAGCGCCTCGGGCTGGACGGTGCCTTCGGCAAGGTCGACAGGTCCAAGCTGAACGTCAACGGATCATCGCTGGCAGCCGGACACCCGTTCGCTGCCACGGGCGGACGCATCGTGGCCACGCTTGCCAAAATGCTGCACGAGAAGGGCAGCGCCGGCGGGCGCCCCGCCCTGGGACTCGTGTCCGTTTGCGCCGCCGGCGGCCAGGGCGTTGTGGCGCTGCTCGAAGCGTACCCGGCAGGAACCTCCGCGGGGGACATCAATGACTGA
- a CDS encoding MaoC family dehydratase: MTGSQPLILGEMPSLSKLYVNAAATAARRRILGSHAAAVLPAVSHEVRDVRTDVENLTAYQHLLGETASDVLPAGFIHALAFPVAMSVMNRDDFPLPLLGMIHLRNVIEYRRPVRFTEPLDIVARAETLRAHRAGTQVDIAVEVRAAGDSAMSWCGVSTYLAKGVFLPGIDKASAAAAPQGFSAPDPTGLWQLGVDTGRAYAAVSGDFNPIHLSVLSARALGLRRSIAHGMYLASRALADVGSAKGDAFRWDVGFEAPVFLPARVALDISTAEAGDGGWLRSDYVAWSPRSGRKHFSGSVAAL; the protein is encoded by the coding sequence ATGACCGGCAGCCAGCCCCTCATCCTGGGCGAGATGCCGTCCCTCTCCAAGCTGTACGTGAACGCGGCGGCGACGGCGGCCCGCCGCAGGATCCTGGGCTCGCATGCTGCCGCTGTGCTGCCCGCAGTGAGCCACGAAGTCCGCGACGTCCGTACCGACGTCGAAAACCTCACGGCTTACCAGCACCTGCTGGGTGAGACCGCCAGCGACGTGCTGCCGGCAGGGTTCATCCATGCGCTGGCATTCCCCGTGGCCATGAGCGTCATGAACCGCGACGACTTTCCGCTGCCCCTGCTGGGGATGATCCATCTGCGGAACGTGATTGAGTACCGCAGGCCGGTCAGGTTCACTGAGCCCCTGGACATTGTGGCCAGGGCGGAGACGCTCCGGGCGCACCGCGCCGGAACCCAGGTGGATATCGCGGTGGAGGTACGCGCCGCCGGTGACAGCGCTATGTCCTGGTGCGGCGTGTCCACCTATCTCGCCAAGGGCGTGTTCCTGCCCGGCATCGACAAGGCGTCGGCAGCAGCGGCGCCGCAGGGTTTCTCGGCTCCGGACCCCACGGGACTCTGGCAGCTTGGCGTGGACACCGGCCGCGCCTACGCTGCCGTGTCGGGGGACTTCAACCCGATCCACCTGAGTGTCCTTTCCGCCAGGGCCCTGGGCCTGCGCCGGTCCATCGCCCACGGCATGTACCTGGCGTCGAGGGCGCTGGCGGATGTGGGCTCGGCCAAAGGCGACGCCTTCCGCTGGGATGTGGGGTTCGAGGCCCCGGTTTTCCTGCCCGCACGGGTGGCGCTGGATATTTCGACGGCGGAGGCCGGGGACGGCGGCTGGCTGCGGTCCGACTACGTGGCCTGGAGTCCACGGTCCGGGCGGAAGCACTTCAGCGGATCGGTGGCGGCGCTGTAG
- a CDS encoding M50 family metallopeptidase, with protein sequence MVYVQVPGLSLPEQWWDRVASGFTHTALPVVSVTELLAVVFIAAVLSVPRATWRYFGLLATVTHELGHAFAALTSGQRLGGIRLQLNHGGTTTSYTRGRAAAVWSGFWGYPVPGVTGAALVWAGFSGWGPAALSAGLLVLLASLIFIRNAAGVLILLGAVVAVAAMIINVPAAFTGHVAIILGLALLVAAVRDLLKLTNVHLRRRDQLRSSDAYILYRATAVPSGVWIALFSLVVGACWVVAWLPMSRVFGAAT encoded by the coding sequence ATGGTTTATGTGCAAGTCCCCGGCCTGTCCCTGCCGGAACAATGGTGGGACCGGGTGGCTTCTGGATTCACCCACACGGCCCTTCCCGTGGTCTCCGTCACCGAGCTCCTGGCAGTCGTGTTCATTGCGGCGGTGCTGTCCGTTCCCCGTGCCACGTGGCGCTATTTCGGCCTGCTCGCCACGGTTACGCATGAACTCGGGCACGCCTTTGCAGCCCTGACCAGCGGCCAGCGGCTGGGCGGCATCCGGCTGCAGCTGAATCACGGCGGAACCACCACGTCCTACACCCGGGGGCGTGCCGCCGCAGTCTGGTCAGGATTTTGGGGCTATCCCGTTCCCGGCGTGACGGGCGCCGCCCTGGTGTGGGCGGGCTTCAGCGGCTGGGGCCCGGCGGCCCTGTCTGCCGGACTGCTGGTCCTGCTGGCTTCGCTGATCTTCATCCGCAACGCCGCCGGCGTACTCATCCTCCTTGGGGCTGTGGTGGCGGTGGCGGCCATGATCATCAATGTGCCCGCCGCGTTCACCGGCCACGTGGCCATCATCCTGGGCCTCGCACTCCTCGTTGCCGCTGTCCGGGACCTGCTCAAGCTCACGAACGTCCACCTCCGCCGCCGCGACCAGCTCCGCTCCTCCGACGCCTACATCCTCTACCGCGCCACCGCCGTGCCGTCCGGCGTCTGGATCGCCCTGTTCTCGCTGGTGGTGGGGGCCTGCTGGGTGGTTGCCTGGCTGCCGATGTCGCGGGTCTTTGGGGCGGCAACATAG
- a CDS encoding GatB/YqeY domain-containing protein, whose amino-acid sequence MATLKERLHGDVVAHLKEHNKVALGTVRSVLGEIETREKSGKTPVELDDAQVTALLQKEAAKRRDTARIYTEAGESERAAAEVAEAEVIEAYLPKALSAAEVEGIVDEVIEGLRADGTELSVRHMGAVMKPVTARVAGRFDGKAVSDIVRQRLT is encoded by the coding sequence ATGGCCACGCTGAAGGAACGCCTGCATGGGGACGTCGTTGCACATCTGAAAGAGCACAACAAGGTGGCCCTGGGCACCGTGCGCAGCGTCCTGGGCGAGATCGAGACCCGGGAGAAGTCCGGCAAGACGCCGGTGGAGCTGGACGATGCGCAGGTGACGGCACTGCTGCAGAAGGAGGCGGCGAAACGGCGCGACACGGCCCGCATCTACACTGAAGCCGGGGAATCGGAGCGGGCCGCGGCGGAAGTCGCCGAAGCGGAGGTCATTGAGGCTTACCTGCCCAAGGCCCTCTCCGCCGCCGAGGTGGAGGGCATCGTCGACGAGGTCATCGAGGGGTTGCGGGCGGACGGCACCGAGCTGTCCGTGCGGCACATGGGCGCCGTGATGAAGCCGGTGACGGCCCGGGTGGCAGGCCGCTTCGACGGAAAGGCCGTGAGCGACATCGTCCGTCAGCGGCTCACCTGA
- a CDS encoding FUSC family protein, giving the protein MSTSAARALAAPRLQLAAKAGLAAGVAFWVAPFMPGAAAHYAYYAPLGALVAMYENVSGSMRQGLQTLVGLGAGIALAFVLISFGASPLSVAAVMALGVLLAGLPRLGAGRDWIPTAALLVLLVGGQNPDDFSFGYLLQMGVGVAVGIAVNLLVFPPLHFNAAALSLAELRLSLSRQLKDMGAAMHEKWPPEHEDWSRRSEDLAQSARSVRAAVQKADASREANPRRRFHPRDVDEDYRSVRDLEQITFHIQDMTEVLADVIWSEEMPFTIPLPYSEPLAEALSAVGEVLRSAEEDDAERQAELFQAAHAAVASLEDRTAAEGNGAGTPSAAGSILLSLHRILRVADPNGK; this is encoded by the coding sequence GTGTCCACCAGCGCTGCGCGTGCCCTCGCCGCGCCGCGCCTTCAGCTGGCGGCCAAGGCGGGACTGGCGGCCGGCGTCGCGTTCTGGGTTGCGCCCTTCATGCCTGGGGCTGCCGCCCACTACGCTTATTACGCCCCGCTCGGCGCACTCGTTGCTATGTATGAGAACGTGTCGGGATCGATGCGACAGGGGCTGCAGACCCTCGTGGGCCTGGGCGCGGGCATTGCCCTGGCGTTTGTCCTGATCAGCTTCGGCGCCTCGCCGCTCAGCGTGGCAGCAGTCATGGCACTGGGCGTCCTGCTGGCGGGGCTGCCGCGCCTGGGCGCGGGCCGCGACTGGATTCCGACGGCTGCGCTGCTGGTGCTGCTGGTCGGCGGCCAGAACCCGGATGATTTTTCTTTCGGCTACCTGCTGCAGATGGGTGTGGGCGTTGCCGTCGGCATCGCCGTCAATCTGCTGGTCTTCCCGCCACTGCACTTCAACGCTGCCGCCCTCAGCCTCGCGGAGCTGCGCCTGTCGCTGTCGCGCCAGCTGAAGGACATGGGGGCAGCCATGCACGAAAAATGGCCCCCCGAACACGAGGACTGGTCACGCCGCTCGGAGGACCTGGCCCAGTCAGCCCGCTCGGTCCGGGCAGCCGTGCAGAAGGCGGACGCCAGCCGCGAGGCGAATCCGCGGCGTCGCTTCCATCCCCGCGACGTGGACGAGGACTACCGCAGCGTCCGCGACCTGGAGCAGATCACCTTCCACATCCAGGACATGACTGAGGTGCTTGCCGACGTCATCTGGAGCGAGGAGATGCCTTTCACCATCCCCCTGCCCTACAGTGAACCGCTCGCGGAGGCTCTTTCTGCCGTGGGCGAGGTGCTCCGCTCCGCGGAGGAGGACGACGCCGAACGGCAGGCAGAGCTGTTCCAGGCGGCCCATGCGGCGGTCGCCTCCCTGGAGGACCGCACCGCAGCCGAAGGCAACGGGGCCGGCACGCCGAGCGCCGCAGGATCAATCCTGCTCAGCCTGCACCGCATCCTCCGGGTCGCCGACCCGAACGGCAAGTAG
- a CDS encoding TetR family transcriptional regulator, with translation MDGRASRWQGHREERRRELIKAARRAVHTLGSDASMEDIAAAAGTSKSVFYRYFGDKAGLQQAVGEVVLGQMQQRIKEAAQSAQTPREGLFAMVSAYLQMAETSPNVYTFVTRYSAAEPDGGPTSITTAGALGHFFDAIADMIATPMRAHLGEGRESVIGYWPNAAIGLVRNAGEQWLASPDSPAKPDQETMARQITDWLCVGIAPELTDIQ, from the coding sequence GTGGACGGTCGCGCCTCGCGCTGGCAGGGGCACCGGGAAGAACGCAGGCGCGAACTCATCAAGGCCGCCCGGCGGGCAGTGCACACGCTCGGCAGCGACGCGTCGATGGAGGACATTGCCGCCGCGGCCGGCACCTCCAAGTCGGTGTTCTACCGGTACTTCGGCGACAAAGCCGGCCTGCAGCAGGCGGTGGGGGAAGTGGTGCTGGGACAGATGCAGCAGCGCATCAAGGAAGCGGCGCAGAGCGCGCAGACGCCCCGGGAGGGTCTGTTCGCCATGGTCTCGGCCTACCTCCAGATGGCTGAAACCAGCCCCAACGTCTACACGTTTGTGACCCGGTACTCTGCTGCGGAGCCCGACGGCGGTCCCACCTCGATCACGACGGCCGGCGCCCTGGGCCACTTCTTTGATGCCATCGCGGACATGATCGCCACGCCCATGCGGGCCCACCTCGGCGAAGGCAGGGAGTCCGTCATCGGCTACTGGCCCAATGCCGCCATCGGCCTGGTCCGGAACGCCGGCGAGCAATGGCTGGCAAGTCCGGACTCCCCGGCCAAGCCGGACCAGGAAACCATGGCACGCCAGATCACCGACTGGCTGTGCGTCGGCATCGCGCCGGAACTCACGGACATTCAATAG
- a CDS encoding glutathione S-transferase family protein, with translation MSEKTSTVEAHSSVEGHSIDEEHSTRGAYVTGGEFTRDTNYIEDRITRDGTPGPNGEPGWPVEPGRYRLIAARACPWANRTVIVRRLLGLEDVISLGQPGPTHDARSWTFDLDADGKDPVLGIERLQEAYFRRFPDYPRGITVPAVVDIASGAVVTNNYPQITLDFSTEWTDFHRPGAPQLYPEHLRGEIDSVNRRVFTEVNNGVYRCGFAGSQEAYDAAYTRLWNAMDWLEERLTGQRYLVGDSITEADVRLFTTLARFDAVYHGHFKCNLNKLSEMPALWGYARDLFQTPGFGDTIDFVQIKQHYYIVHEDINPTQIVPAGPELSGWLTAHGRESLGGSPFGESTPPGPVKAGEEVAAGHGAG, from the coding sequence ATGAGTGAGAAGACCAGCACAGTCGAAGCACACAGCAGTGTCGAGGGACACAGCATTGACGAGGAACACAGCACCCGGGGCGCGTACGTCACCGGCGGCGAGTTCACCCGGGACACCAACTACATCGAGGACCGCATCACCCGGGACGGCACCCCCGGGCCGAACGGTGAGCCCGGCTGGCCAGTGGAGCCGGGGCGCTACCGGCTGATTGCCGCGCGGGCGTGCCCGTGGGCCAACCGCACCGTCATCGTTCGCAGGCTCCTGGGGCTCGAGGACGTGATCAGCCTCGGCCAGCCCGGCCCCACCCACGATGCCCGGTCCTGGACCTTTGACCTGGACGCGGACGGCAAGGACCCCGTGCTGGGCATCGAGCGGCTGCAGGAGGCGTACTTCCGCCGTTTTCCGGACTACCCGCGAGGCATCACGGTTCCTGCCGTGGTTGACATCGCCAGCGGCGCGGTGGTGACAAACAACTACCCTCAGATCACGCTGGACTTCTCCACGGAATGGACGGACTTCCACCGCCCAGGTGCGCCGCAGCTGTACCCCGAGCACCTGCGCGGGGAAATCGACAGTGTTAACCGACGCGTTTTCACCGAGGTCAACAACGGTGTCTACAGGTGTGGCTTCGCCGGGTCCCAGGAGGCCTACGATGCTGCCTACACCCGGCTGTGGAACGCGATGGACTGGCTCGAGGAACGGCTCACCGGCCAGAGGTACCTGGTGGGCGATTCCATCACCGAGGCGGACGTCCGGCTTTTCACCACCCTCGCACGCTTCGATGCCGTCTACCACGGCCACTTCAAGTGCAATCTGAACAAGCTCAGCGAAATGCCGGCGCTGTGGGGTTATGCCCGGGACCTGTTCCAGACCCCCGGCTTCGGGGACACCATCGACTTTGTGCAGATCAAGCAGCACTACTACATAGTGCACGAGGACATAAACCCCACGCAGATCGTCCCCGCGGGCCCGGAATTGTCCGGGTGGCTGACCGCCCACGGCAGGGAGTCCCTGGGTGGCAGCCCCTTCGGCGAGAGCACTCCGCCGGGACCGGTCAAGGCGGGCGAGGAAGTGGCCGCCGGCCACGGAGCCGGCTAG